A region from the Amycolatopsis camponoti genome encodes:
- a CDS encoding fatty acyl-AMP ligase, protein MPPADVPEEVLTTPFTDYLRRNAAHDRPAFTCRTFPGPADHTLSWPEVLDRVRGVARELRRRTRPGDRVAIVARQDLGYVVAFLGTLYAGRVAVPLSVPTGRTGRARIESAFADATPAACLTSKDLLDKIPPVFALAVEDIAPDAAEPPAEVAMTDPAYLQYTSGSTRRPAGAVISHRALVAACWQTTECYHADASTHLAGWVPFFHDMGLVLLIGTPVFLGAHSVFFTPMEFVRDPLRWIRLLAEHPGAITAAPNFAFDLAAEAAGELEDVDLSHVNSVLNGSEPVRAASVEAFDRAFTPFGLPRAAHKPCYGLAEATVFVTSAGDEGPTVTAFGRGELVSVGRPYGQRIRIVDKEIWVSGPNVADGYWGDPDRGDTFTADGWLRTGDLGFLHDGLLYVTGRLKDLIIVDGRNHHPQDIEATVEAAHPRVRAGRVAAFAVRDGHGEGVAVVAGCAAPDADVETAVRRAVSAGHDLPLRALWLVPPGAVPRTSSGKVSRAAARDRWWGENGPHD, encoded by the coding sequence GTGCCGCCCGCAGATGTCCCGGAAGAGGTCCTGACCACGCCGTTCACGGACTACCTGCGCCGCAACGCCGCCCACGATCGTCCCGCGTTCACCTGCCGCACCTTCCCCGGTCCGGCCGACCACACCCTGAGCTGGCCCGAGGTGCTCGACCGCGTCCGGGGCGTCGCGCGTGAGCTGCGGCGCCGCACGCGGCCGGGGGACCGGGTGGCGATCGTCGCCCGCCAGGACCTCGGGTACGTCGTCGCCTTCCTCGGCACGCTCTACGCCGGTCGCGTCGCCGTCCCGCTGTCCGTCCCGACCGGCCGGACCGGCCGCGCCCGGATCGAGTCCGCCTTCGCGGACGCCACCCCGGCGGCCTGCCTGACCTCGAAGGACCTCCTGGACAAGATCCCGCCGGTCTTCGCGCTGGCCGTCGAGGACATCGCGCCCGACGCCGCCGAGCCGCCCGCCGAGGTGGCGATGACCGACCCGGCGTACCTGCAGTACACGTCGGGCTCGACGCGCCGGCCGGCCGGCGCCGTGATCTCGCACCGGGCGCTCGTGGCCGCCTGCTGGCAGACCACCGAGTGCTACCACGCCGACGCGTCGACCCATCTCGCCGGCTGGGTGCCGTTCTTCCACGACATGGGTCTCGTGCTGCTCATCGGCACCCCCGTCTTCCTCGGCGCGCACTCGGTGTTCTTCACGCCGATGGAGTTCGTGCGCGACCCGCTGCGCTGGATCCGGCTGCTCGCCGAGCACCCCGGCGCGATCACCGCCGCACCGAACTTCGCTTTCGACCTGGCCGCGGAGGCCGCCGGAGAGCTGGAAGACGTCGACCTCTCGCACGTCAACTCGGTCCTCAACGGCAGCGAGCCGGTCCGCGCGGCCAGCGTCGAGGCCTTCGACCGCGCCTTCACGCCGTTCGGGCTGCCGCGCGCGGCGCACAAGCCCTGCTACGGCCTGGCCGAGGCGACGGTGTTCGTCACGAGCGCGGGCGACGAAGGCCCGACGGTCACGGCGTTCGGCCGCGGCGAGCTGGTGTCCGTGGGGCGGCCGTACGGCCAGCGGATCCGCATTGTCGACAAGGAGATCTGGGTGTCCGGTCCCAACGTCGCCGACGGCTACTGGGGCGATCCGGACCGCGGGGACACCTTCACCGCAGACGGCTGGCTCCGCACCGGCGACCTCGGCTTCCTCCACGACGGCCTGCTGTACGTCACCGGGCGGCTCAAGGACCTGATCATCGTCGACGGCCGCAACCACCACCCGCAGGACATCGAAGCCACCGTCGAGGCCGCGCACCCGCGCGTCCGGGCCGGGCGCGTCGCCGCGTTCGCGGTGCGGGACGGCCACGGCGAGGGTGTCGCGGTCGTGGCCGGCTGCGCGGCGCCGGACGCCGACGTCGAGACGGCCGTGCGGCGGGCCGTCTCCGCGGGCCACGACCTGCCGCTGCGTGCCCTGTGGCTGGTTCCGCCGGGAGCGGTGCCGCGGACCTCCAGCGGCAAGGTGTCCCGCGCCGCCGCCCGCGACCGCTGGTGGGGCGAGAATGGGCCCCATGACTGA
- the glmS gene encoding glutamine--fructose-6-phosphate transaminase (isomerizing), whose product MCGIVGYVGHRPALDVVLGGLRRMEYRGYDSAGIAVLDGGELTVERKAGRLANLEAELDKVGRESITGTAGMGHTRWATHGAPIDRNSHPHRDASQRVAVVHNGIIENFAALRAELEADGVEMASDTDSETAAHLVARAYTEGDTKGDLAASVAAVCRRLEGAFTLVVTHADQPDTIVAARRSSPLVVGVGEGEHFVASDVAAFIEHTREAVELGQDQLVVITREGYEVTDFHGDAAQAKPFTVDWDLSAAEKGGHEYFMLKEIEEQPEALANTLRGHFESGRIILDEQRISDQDLRDVDKVFVVACGSAYHSGLVAKYAIEHWTRLPVEVELASEFRYRDPVLDRDTLVVAVSQSGETADTLEAVRHAREQKARVLAVCNTNGAQIPRESDAVLYTHAGPEIGVASTKAFLAQIAANYLVGLALAQARGTKYPDEVAREFAELEAMPAAVQKVLSTVDQVRDLGRRIADSKAILFLGRHVGFPVALEGALKLKELAYMHAEGFAAGELKHGPIALIEEGLPVVVVMPSPKGRAVLHSKLVSNISEIQARGARTIVIAEEGDETVRPFADELIEVPAVPTLLQPLVSTVPLQVLAAEIARARGYDVDKPRNLAKSVTVE is encoded by the coding sequence GTGTGTGGAATCGTGGGATATGTCGGGCACCGCCCGGCTCTGGACGTCGTCCTCGGCGGGCTCCGTCGCATGGAGTACCGCGGTTACGACTCGGCCGGGATCGCCGTGCTGGACGGCGGGGAGCTGACCGTCGAGCGCAAGGCCGGCCGGCTCGCCAACCTGGAAGCCGAGCTCGACAAGGTCGGCCGGGAGAGCATCACCGGCACCGCCGGCATGGGCCACACCCGCTGGGCCACCCACGGCGCGCCGATCGACCGGAACTCGCACCCGCACCGCGACGCCTCGCAGCGCGTCGCCGTCGTGCACAACGGCATCATCGAGAACTTCGCCGCCCTTCGCGCCGAGCTCGAAGCCGACGGCGTCGAGATGGCCAGCGACACCGACAGCGAGACCGCCGCGCACCTCGTCGCCCGCGCCTACACCGAAGGCGACACCAAGGGTGACCTGGCCGCGAGCGTCGCCGCCGTCTGCCGACGGCTCGAAGGCGCCTTCACCCTGGTGGTGACGCACGCCGACCAGCCGGACACGATCGTGGCCGCGCGCCGGTCGTCGCCGCTGGTCGTCGGGGTCGGGGAGGGCGAGCACTTCGTCGCCTCCGACGTCGCCGCGTTCATCGAGCACACCCGCGAGGCCGTCGAGCTGGGCCAGGACCAGCTCGTCGTCATCACCCGCGAGGGCTACGAGGTCACCGACTTCCACGGCGACGCCGCCCAGGCCAAGCCGTTCACCGTCGACTGGGACCTCTCCGCCGCCGAAAAGGGCGGCCACGAGTACTTCATGCTCAAGGAGATCGAGGAGCAGCCCGAGGCGCTCGCGAACACCCTTCGCGGGCACTTCGAGTCCGGCCGGATCATCCTCGACGAGCAGCGCATCTCCGACCAGGACCTGCGCGACGTCGACAAGGTCTTCGTCGTCGCCTGCGGTTCGGCCTACCACTCCGGCCTGGTCGCCAAGTACGCCATCGAGCACTGGACACGGCTGCCGGTCGAGGTCGAGCTGGCCTCGGAGTTCCGCTACCGCGACCCGGTCCTCGACCGCGACACGCTGGTCGTCGCCGTCTCCCAGTCCGGCGAGACGGCGGACACGCTCGAAGCCGTCCGGCACGCGCGCGAGCAGAAGGCGCGCGTCCTGGCCGTCTGCAACACCAACGGCGCGCAGATCCCGCGCGAGTCCGACGCCGTGCTCTACACGCACGCCGGGCCCGAGATCGGCGTCGCCTCGACCAAGGCGTTCCTCGCCCAGATCGCGGCCAACTACCTGGTCGGCCTGGCGCTGGCGCAGGCCCGCGGCACGAAGTACCCGGACGAGGTCGCCCGCGAGTTCGCCGAGCTGGAGGCCATGCCCGCGGCCGTCCAGAAGGTGCTGTCCACTGTGGACCAGGTGCGCGACCTCGGCCGCCGGATCGCCGACTCGAAGGCGATCCTGTTCCTCGGCCGCCACGTCGGGTTCCCGGTCGCCCTCGAAGGCGCGCTCAAGCTCAAGGAACTCGCGTACATGCACGCCGAGGGCTTCGCGGCCGGCGAGCTGAAGCACGGCCCGATCGCGCTGATCGAAGAGGGCCTGCCGGTCGTCGTCGTGATGCCGTCGCCCAAGGGCCGTGCGGTGCTGCACTCGAAGCTGGTGTCGAACATCAGCGAGATCCAGGCGCGCGGCGCCCGCACGATCGTGATCGCCGAAGAGGGCGACGAGACGGTCCGGCCGTTCGCGGACGAGCTCATCGAGGTCCCCGCGGTGCCGACACTGCTGCAGCCGCTGGTGTCCACGGTGCCGCTGCAGGTGCTGGCCGCGGAGATCGCCCGCGCCCGCGGGTACGACGTCGACAAGCCGCGTAACCTGGCGAAGTCCGTGACTGTTGAATAA
- a CDS encoding WXG100 family type VII secretion target codes for MADWAEIKKVLDDPNVSMDKKSALMEAYDKATWNFNDEEEKYAKEYIDGYSDRNWLTTPLAPSGSDDDVDNALKEAQQDGAAKGKEQQAQTDRKNTAKKNLDGIAAPTLGAGAKTSDEMLDQGNITVDFLVLWTDEIWNKIKGGSGHIDSQKDLKDKFHENRGIQFQKFLTEADDLAKAHKVVEDTLSKSDTELQTLFGEWKGKGANAAEIKYDETIKPHAKELSQQIDGAAKLIPQTVTHVYDAVKKKVDEVLQLHRTTVAQADINMAKDVLKIANGETEEFDDFMKVAGWVDAVNAKNGNQTNLAERLQNDDCGFNDENKEYGRNVCRYWRDGAFATEYQGLINAFNGSCKSAKDTIDQQFGALERYMDGYRNQLTEAKGTDTGGTDKGKENTGGPGKNDNGGGTGGGTGGGTGGGTGGGTGGGGTTPSAAEPPAAADPAKPEDGKNPITGKPLEMDPDTGKPYPIDPTTGEAIKNTDDTDTVSVKKGDNTIEMSEPDKQGKQDISVDDGHGNKKDYHLDWGDDDKAEAGKDGKDGAKAADGSFGPQGSQQAVKDGQPSADGSYKPGPDGKIHIKDGNLEITAERPEGPDGPTIVTVDDGKGEPTTYTLDEKDDPKASDLKTGPASATDGTGSAIRHDADAESPLTKDPSPPNPDPAFTQGAAAGAGGGGFTAPGGQDFSGDFGGGSGVGAEPAVAVADAGAGGDSGVAGGGGGDSTTTAGASDFGSAVTGGGSADFAGAVSLDPGAQTGSDASMPMSDGGGLGATPVDPGGHQAAAASSSGGMSGMGGMGMMGGMGGAPGGGGGGDQQRGPSQYRIEGGVFETSGAKGRISGSLDDEGDRSIRYDR; via the coding sequence ATGGCGGACTGGGCGGAAATCAAGAAGGTCCTCGACGACCCGAACGTCTCCATGGACAAGAAGTCCGCGCTCATGGAGGCGTACGACAAGGCGACCTGGAACTTCAACGACGAAGAAGAGAAGTACGCCAAGGAATACATCGACGGGTATTCCGACCGGAACTGGCTGACGACCCCGCTCGCGCCGTCCGGATCCGATGACGACGTCGACAACGCGCTCAAGGAAGCCCAGCAGGACGGGGCGGCGAAGGGCAAGGAACAACAGGCCCAGACCGACCGCAAGAACACGGCGAAGAAGAACCTCGACGGAATCGCTGCGCCGACGCTGGGGGCCGGCGCGAAGACCTCCGACGAAATGCTCGACCAGGGCAACATCACGGTCGACTTCCTCGTCCTGTGGACCGACGAGATCTGGAACAAGATCAAGGGCGGGTCCGGCCACATCGACTCTCAGAAGGACCTCAAGGACAAGTTCCACGAGAACCGCGGGATCCAGTTCCAGAAGTTCCTCACCGAGGCCGACGACCTCGCCAAGGCGCACAAGGTCGTCGAAGACACGCTGAGCAAGAGCGACACCGAGCTCCAGACCCTCTTCGGGGAGTGGAAGGGCAAGGGCGCGAACGCGGCGGAGATCAAGTACGACGAGACGATCAAGCCGCACGCCAAGGAGCTCTCGCAGCAGATCGACGGCGCCGCGAAGCTGATCCCGCAGACCGTGACGCACGTCTACGACGCCGTCAAGAAGAAGGTCGACGAGGTCCTGCAGCTGCACCGCACGACGGTCGCGCAGGCCGACATCAACATGGCCAAGGACGTCCTCAAGATCGCCAACGGCGAGACCGAGGAGTTCGACGACTTCATGAAGGTCGCCGGCTGGGTCGACGCCGTCAACGCGAAGAACGGCAACCAGACGAACCTCGCCGAGCGGCTGCAGAACGACGACTGCGGCTTCAACGACGAGAACAAGGAGTACGGCCGCAACGTCTGCCGCTACTGGCGCGACGGCGCGTTCGCGACCGAGTACCAGGGCCTGATCAACGCCTTCAACGGCTCCTGCAAGTCCGCCAAGGACACGATCGACCAGCAGTTCGGCGCGCTCGAGCGGTACATGGACGGCTACCGCAACCAGCTCACCGAGGCCAAGGGCACGGACACCGGCGGCACGGACAAGGGCAAGGAGAACACCGGCGGCCCCGGCAAGAACGACAACGGCGGCGGGACCGGCGGCGGCACGGGCGGTGGCACCGGGGGTGGCACGGGCGGCGGTACCGGCGGGGGCGGCACGACGCCGTCGGCGGCCGAGCCCCCCGCGGCCGCGGACCCGGCGAAGCCCGAGGACGGCAAGAACCCGATCACCGGGAAGCCCCTCGAGATGGACCCGGACACCGGCAAGCCGTACCCGATCGACCCGACGACCGGTGAAGCCATCAAGAACACCGACGACACCGACACGGTGTCGGTCAAGAAGGGCGACAACACGATCGAGATGTCCGAGCCCGACAAGCAGGGCAAGCAGGACATCTCCGTGGACGACGGCCACGGCAACAAGAAGGACTACCACCTCGACTGGGGTGACGACGACAAGGCCGAAGCGGGCAAGGACGGCAAGGACGGCGCCAAGGCCGCCGACGGCAGCTTCGGTCCGCAGGGCTCGCAGCAGGCCGTCAAGGACGGGCAGCCCTCGGCCGACGGCAGCTACAAGCCGGGTCCCGACGGCAAGATCCACATCAAGGACGGCAACCTCGAGATCACGGCCGAGCGGCCGGAGGGCCCGGACGGCCCGACGATCGTGACCGTCGACGACGGCAAGGGCGAGCCGACGACGTACACGCTCGACGAGAAGGACGACCCCAAGGCGAGCGACCTCAAGACCGGCCCGGCGTCGGCGACCGACGGCACCGGGTCCGCGATCCGGCACGACGCGGACGCCGAGTCGCCGCTGACGAAGGACCCGTCGCCGCCCAACCCCGACCCGGCGTTCACGCAGGGTGCGGCGGCCGGCGCGGGCGGGGGCGGCTTCACCGCCCCGGGTGGCCAGGACTTCTCCGGCGACTTCGGCGGCGGCAGCGGTGTCGGCGCGGAGCCGGCGGTGGCCGTGGCCGACGCGGGTGCCGGCGGTGACTCCGGCGTGGCCGGCGGTGGTGGCGGCGACTCGACGACCACGGCCGGGGCGAGCGACTTCGGGTCCGCCGTCACGGGCGGCGGGTCGGCGGACTTCGCCGGTGCCGTGTCGCTGGATCCCGGTGCGCAGACGGGCAGCGACGCGTCGATGCCGATGTCCGACGGTGGCGGTCTCGGCGCGACCCCGGTCGACCCGGGCGGCCACCAGGCCGCCGCCGCGAGCTCGTCCGGCGGGATGAGCGGCATGGGTGGCATGGGCATGATGGGCGGGATGGGCGGCGCCCCGGGTGGCGGTGGCGGCGGCGACCAGCAGCGCGGGCCCAGCCAGTACCGCATCGAGGGCGGCGTCTTCGAGACGAGCGGGGCCAAGGGCCGGATCAGCGGCTCGCTGGACGACGAGGGTGACCGTTCGATCCGGTACGACCGGTGA
- a CDS encoding acyl carrier protein, which translates to MTDAGEYTDEIRKIVCTALQLPLERLTDTTPFDDIGMTSRQRVQLLARVEVRYGVSVDLDELDRLVDVRGVAEVISEAIAAQHPTG; encoded by the coding sequence ATGACTGACGCGGGCGAGTACACCGACGAGATCAGGAAGATCGTCTGCACCGCGTTGCAGCTCCCGCTCGAGCGGCTGACCGACACGACGCCGTTCGACGACATCGGCATGACGTCCCGGCAGCGCGTCCAGCTGCTCGCCCGGGTCGAGGTGCGCTACGGCGTCTCCGTCGACCTGGACGAGCTCGACCGGCTGGTGGACGTCCGCGGCGTCGCCGAAGTCATTTCCGAAGCGATCGCCGCGCAGCACCCGACCGGGTGA
- a CDS encoding DeoR/GlpR family DNA-binding transcription regulator gives MSGGTAPGDRKTRPSDAVVEQRRQDILDHVIEQGEARIDDLTTRFRVSLMTMHRDLDDLAERRLLRKLRGKVEAYPALTIETAARFRDTLHHGEKEALGEAAANHVQPGQTVFVDDSTTLLPLVKRLAEIDALTVVTNSLHAARLLGSKVDVVLAGGRYSPEYDSCSGPEVLNLLDSLRADVSFVSVTAVAVGRLFHPDRDYAELKKAALRVANRTVLVVDHSKFGRTATYGHGDVGDYDLLITGETTPTEEIEAALNAGTAIEIVEHVAEGQPYDS, from the coding sequence GTGAGCGGCGGCACAGCACCTGGAGACCGGAAGACCCGGCCGTCCGATGCCGTCGTCGAACAGCGGCGGCAGGACATCCTCGACCACGTCATCGAGCAGGGCGAGGCCCGCATCGACGACCTGACGACGAGGTTCCGGGTCAGCCTGATGACCATGCACCGCGACCTCGACGACCTCGCCGAGCGCCGTCTCCTGCGCAAGCTGCGCGGCAAGGTCGAGGCCTACCCGGCCCTCACCATCGAGACCGCCGCCCGCTTCCGAGACACCCTTCACCACGGTGAGAAAGAGGCCCTCGGCGAAGCGGCCGCGAACCACGTCCAGCCCGGCCAGACCGTCTTCGTCGACGACTCCACCACGCTCCTCCCGCTGGTCAAGCGCCTCGCCGAGATCGACGCCCTCACCGTCGTCACGAACTCGCTGCACGCCGCCCGGCTGCTCGGCTCGAAGGTCGACGTCGTACTGGCGGGCGGCCGGTACTCGCCCGAGTACGACTCCTGCTCCGGCCCCGAGGTCCTGAACCTGCTCGACTCCCTCCGCGCCGACGTCTCGTTCGTCTCGGTCACCGCCGTCGCCGTCGGGCGGCTGTTCCACCCCGACCGCGACTACGCCGAGCTGAAGAAGGCGGCGCTGCGGGTCGCGAACCGGACGGTCCTCGTCGTCGACCACTCGAAGTTCGGCCGCACCGCCACCTACGGGCACGGCGACGTCGGCGACTACGACCTGCTGATCACCGGCGAAACCACGCCGACCGAGGAGATCGAGGCCGCGCTCAACGCCGGTACCGCGATCGAGATCGTCGAACACGTCGCAGAGGGGCAGCCCTATGACAGCTGA
- a CDS encoding cytochrome P450: MDEFERHGIGVVSGRDACAHALRSPDLTSDPGAGSPSVLLRDGDGHARVRGVLREIIAGLDPLPDAVITSIEAVVAGLGASFDLVRDFARPVAGAVTSAVLGVPLDDVFLDHLEKTTANLDVFAGSDRAGQASAFRLAVQLSRTSAGPGGLTALREAHAAGRLDEDELMLNPVVLAHAAYENSLNFLACAGLELATSGPRSVRDLVTSVCPARYVLRFGPDGPVAVSLTDGLPFGLGRHACPGSGVALAEGEIALTALAKLLDGGCEVGEVVWKTHSVFHGLASAQVVVSEKQG; this comes from the coding sequence ATGGACGAGTTCGAACGGCACGGGATCGGCGTGGTCTCCGGCCGCGACGCGTGCGCGCACGCCCTGCGTTCCCCGGATCTGACGTCCGATCCGGGCGCCGGCTCGCCGAGCGTCCTGCTGCGCGACGGCGACGGCCACGCGCGGGTGCGCGGGGTGCTGCGGGAGATCATCGCCGGGCTGGACCCGCTCCCGGACGCCGTGATCACGTCGATCGAGGCCGTCGTGGCCGGCCTGGGAGCGTCGTTCGACCTCGTGCGCGACTTCGCGCGGCCGGTGGCGGGCGCGGTGACGTCGGCGGTGCTCGGCGTCCCGCTCGACGACGTCTTCCTCGACCACCTGGAGAAGACGACGGCGAACCTCGACGTCTTCGCCGGCAGCGACCGGGCGGGGCAGGCGTCGGCGTTCCGGCTCGCGGTGCAGCTGAGCCGGACGTCGGCCGGGCCGGGCGGCCTGACGGCGTTGCGGGAGGCCCACGCGGCCGGGCGGCTCGACGAGGACGAGCTGATGCTCAACCCGGTCGTCCTGGCGCACGCCGCGTACGAGAACTCGCTGAACTTCCTGGCGTGCGCGGGCCTGGAGCTGGCCACTTCCGGCCCGCGGAGCGTGCGTGACCTGGTGACGTCGGTCTGCCCGGCCCGGTACGTCCTGCGCTTCGGCCCGGACGGCCCGGTCGCGGTGTCGCTGACCGACGGCCTCCCGTTCGGCCTGGGACGCCACGCGTGCCCGGGGTCAGGAGTCGCGCTCGCCGAGGGCGAGATCGCGCTCACCGCGTTGGCGAAGCTCCTCGACGGCGGCTGCGAGGTCGGCGAGGTGGTGTGGAAGACCCACTCGGTGTTCCACGGCCTGGCCTCGGCGCAAGTGGTCGTGAGTGAGAAACAGGGTTAG
- a CDS encoding NAD(P)H-hydrate dehydratase yields MQGIWTTERIREAEGRAFAVTPEGELMRRASFGLSVQLADFLGDHTGAVSGRRVVLLVGSGDNGGDALWAGAFLRRRGVAVTAILLKPEKAHPAGLEALKRAGGRIVSPEDGPQWIAKADVVVDGIIGISGKGGLRPDAARLVELVEAPIVAVDLPSGVDPDTGAVDGPAVKAARTVTFGALKPVHALAPTHCGEVVLVDIGLELADPDLRRLDIVDVAAAWPVPGPEDDKYSQGVVGIAAGSATYPGAAVLAAGSAVRATAGLVRYAGHAADVVRSQWPEIIATGTVADAGRVQAWAVGPGIGTGSEGRDVLRHVLGQGVPVCADADATTIIAKSPEVLDARDPDTPLVLTPHAGEYERLMGRKPGADRVAAAREAAKKYDAVVLLKGHVTVIAAPDGRVAVNTPRGAWLATAGSGDVLSGLVGALLAAGLDPWLAAAAAAHVHSLAGAIAAQNAPTSASGLVHAIPEAIRAIRSLTS; encoded by the coding sequence GTGCAGGGAATCTGGACCACGGAACGGATTCGCGAGGCGGAGGGGCGGGCGTTCGCCGTGACGCCCGAAGGCGAGTTGATGCGCCGAGCGTCCTTCGGGCTCTCGGTGCAGCTGGCGGACTTCCTCGGAGACCACACCGGTGCGGTCTCCGGCCGCCGGGTCGTGCTGCTGGTCGGCTCGGGCGACAACGGCGGCGACGCGCTCTGGGCCGGGGCTTTCCTGCGCCGACGCGGGGTCGCCGTCACGGCGATCCTGCTCAAGCCCGAGAAGGCGCACCCCGCCGGTCTCGAGGCACTGAAGCGGGCCGGCGGCCGGATCGTGTCCCCCGAGGACGGTCCACAGTGGATCGCGAAGGCCGACGTCGTGGTCGACGGCATCATCGGGATCTCCGGCAAAGGCGGTCTGCGTCCGGATGCGGCCCGGCTCGTCGAGCTGGTCGAGGCGCCGATCGTCGCCGTCGACCTGCCCAGCGGCGTCGACCCGGACACCGGCGCCGTCGACGGCCCGGCGGTGAAGGCGGCCCGCACGGTGACGTTCGGTGCGCTCAAGCCGGTGCACGCGTTGGCGCCCACCCACTGCGGCGAGGTCGTGCTGGTCGACATCGGCCTCGAGCTGGCCGACCCCGACCTGCGGCGGCTCGACATCGTGGACGTCGCCGCGGCTTGGCCGGTGCCCGGGCCCGAAGACGACAAGTACAGCCAGGGCGTGGTCGGAATCGCGGCGGGCTCGGCGACCTACCCGGGCGCGGCGGTGCTGGCGGCGGGTTCGGCGGTGCGCGCGACGGCGGGCCTGGTGCGCTACGCGGGCCACGCGGCCGACGTCGTCCGGTCGCAGTGGCCGGAGATCATCGCGACGGGCACGGTCGCGGACGCCGGGCGCGTCCAGGCGTGGGCGGTCGGACCGGGCATCGGCACCGGCTCCGAGGGGCGTGACGTGCTGCGGCACGTGCTCGGCCAGGGCGTCCCGGTCTGCGCGGACGCCGACGCGACGACGATCATCGCGAAGTCCCCGGAGGTCCTGGACGCCCGTGACCCGGACACACCGCTGGTGCTGACCCCGCACGCGGGCGAGTACGAGCGCCTGATGGGCCGTAAGCCCGGCGCGGACCGGGTGGCGGCAGCGCGCGAAGCGGCGAAGAAGTACGACGCGGTCGTGCTGCTGAAGGGGCACGTCACGGTGATCGCGGCTCCGGACGGCCGGGTCGCGGTCAACACCCCGCGTGGGGCCTGGCTGGCGACGGCGGGCTCGGGCGACGTGCTGTCGGGCCTGGTGGGCGCCCTGCTGGCGGCGGGCCTGGACCCCTGGCTGGCGGCCGCGGCGGCGGCCCACGTGCATTCGCTGGCGGGCGCGATCGCGGCCCAGAACGCCCCGACGTCGGCGTCGGGCCTGGTCCACGCGATCCCGGAGGCGATCCGCGCGATCCGCTCGCTGACGTCCTGA
- a CDS encoding dienelactone hydrolase family protein: MASKPKQLLAELTHPGPHEVLRGNLALVGLPGVVYTPGAGLGLPALAFGHGWLQPPDRYRQLLHHLASWGIVAAAPATQRGPLPSHRLLAADLMTTLDVVTTVRLGPDGISVDPAKLGLAGHSTGGGSAVLAAAQDAQSEHPRIKAVATITAAQTLPPATESAKAITVPGLHLAAEEDLVAPKIGHAEAITNAWGGEDVQLRTLGKSTHLGVTEGRHWSQLIMHGKPHRKTQQLTRALFTAFFLTHLTGTDKYRALLEADVKRAPIEREEEPAH, encoded by the coding sequence ATGGCCAGCAAGCCCAAGCAGCTGCTCGCGGAGTTGACGCACCCGGGTCCGCACGAGGTTCTCCGGGGCAACCTTGCCCTGGTCGGGCTGCCCGGCGTCGTCTACACACCAGGTGCCGGGCTCGGGTTGCCCGCTCTTGCCTTCGGGCACGGGTGGCTGCAGCCGCCCGATCGGTACCGGCAGCTGCTGCACCACCTCGCCAGCTGGGGCATCGTCGCCGCCGCGCCCGCTACCCAGCGGGGTCCGCTGCCGTCGCACCGGTTGCTCGCCGCCGACCTGATGACCACCCTCGACGTCGTCACGACCGTGCGGCTCGGGCCGGACGGCATCAGCGTCGACCCGGCCAAGCTCGGCCTCGCCGGGCACTCCACCGGGGGCGGCTCCGCCGTCCTCGCCGCGGCTCAGGACGCGCAGTCCGAGCACCCGCGGATCAAGGCGGTCGCGACCATCACCGCCGCCCAGACGCTGCCGCCGGCCACCGAGTCGGCGAAGGCCATCACCGTCCCCGGGCTGCACCTCGCCGCCGAAGAGGACCTCGTCGCCCCGAAGATCGGGCACGCCGAGGCCATCACGAACGCCTGGGGCGGCGAAGACGTCCAGCTGCGCACCCTCGGCAAGTCGACCCACCTGGGCGTCACCGAGGGACGGCACTGGTCGCAGCTGATCATGCACGGCAAGCCGCACCGCAAGACGCAGCAGCTCACGCGTGCCCTGTTCACGGCGTTCTTCCTGACGCACCTCACCGGCACGGACAAGTACCGGGCGCTGCTGGAGGCCGACGTCAAGCGCGCCCCCATCGAGCGCGAAGAAGAACCCGCGCACTGA